One genomic window of Cydia strobilella chromosome 11, ilCydStro3.1, whole genome shotgun sequence includes the following:
- the LOC134745162 gene encoding uncharacterized protein LOC134745162: MESVLHPPLPFKFENNLVNVTSGNLCKEWEKWKKAFLIYYEACEIAKKPQKVQINILLHVIGDKCREVYDQFSEESKTVDELLKKFDKFFEPKKNLAVERHKFFTRNQQEFESIEQYVFELNVMAAKCEFKDLCSDLVRDRLICGIQETNLRERLLRESDLTLQKAIEICRLAEIARAQAGDIKQEKVEHHVHEIKNKQRIATERQGQPSCCYRQDREETEDKAVHAVSANGRGRRRGSWRGGRPGPAHAAPGHDNQPAARGRWQRSSQPNRTGGHSCSRCGSTHRRFQCPAYGQLCDRCHGRNHYSRMCRVYEIRGESTDEDGDTS, encoded by the exons ATGGAGTCAGTGCTGCATCCGCCATTACCGTTCAAATTCGAGAACAATTTAGTCAACGTTACATCGGGAAATTTATGCAAAGAatgggaaaaatggaaaaaggcCTTTCTAATTTATTACGAAGCTtgtgaaatcgcgaaaaaaccaCAAAAGGTCCAGATTAACATCTTGCTGCATGTAATAGGTGATAAGTGCCGCGAGGTATATGACCAGTTTAGCGAAGAATCAAAAACTGTAGATGAGTTGTTAAAGAAGTTTGACAAATTTTTTGAACCCAAAAAGAACCTCGCCGTAGAAAGGCACAAATTTTTCACACGAAACCAGCAGGAGTTCGAATCTATTGAACAGTATGTCTTTGAATTAAATGTGATGGCAGCAAAGTGTGAGTTTAAAGATCTGTGCAGTGACCTTGTGAGGGATCGGTTAATATGTGGTATTCAGGAGACAAACTTGCGGGAACGACTTCTACGAGAAAGTGACTTAACGCTGCAAAAAGCCATAGAAATATGTAGGCTAGCCGAAATAGCCCGTGCTCAAGCTGGAGATATAAAGCAGGAGAAGGTGGAACATCATGTgcatgaaattaaaaataagcaaAGAATCGCGACAGAACGTCAAGGTCAACCAAGCTGTTGTTATAGACAAGACCGTGAGGAAACAGAGGATAAAGCGGTGCATGCGGTCAGCGCGAACGGGCGCGGGCGCCGCCGTGGATCGTGGCGAGGCGGGCGCCCCGGACCGGCACACGCAGCTCCCGGGCACGACAACCAGCCAGCGGCGCGCGGCAGGTGGCAGCGGTCGTCACAGCCCAACAGGACTGGCGGCCATAGCTGTTCGAGATGTGGGTCTACACATAGAAGATTTCAGTGTCCGGCATATGGTCAGCTGTGTGACAGGTGCCATGGACGCAATCACTACTCGCGAATGTGTCGCGTGTACGAAATAAGAGGGGAATCCACCGATgag GACGGTGATACCTCCTGA